One window from the genome of Spirosoma rhododendri encodes:
- the mazG gene encoding nucleoside triphosphate pyrophosphohydrolase, translating to MNDATDFQQLAPRRQQQLMAFNRLLTIMDELREQCPWDRKQTLDSLRHLTIEETYELSDAILNKDMVDIRKELGDVQLHLIFYAKIASETGDFDIADVLNGECDKLISRHPHIYGDINGQRVVADTEEQVKANWEQLKLKEGNKSVFGGVPTSLPALVKAMRIQEKARGAGFDWDEKEQVWEKVEEEMQEFKAEFNIDTLEQAIDTQRAEGEFGDLLFSLVNYARFIDINPETALERTNKKFIKRFQYIEEQARANGKALSDMTLAEMDVYWNQAKTV from the coding sequence ATGAACGATGCAACCGACTTCCAGCAACTAGCCCCCCGCCGTCAGCAGCAGCTGATGGCGTTCAATCGCCTGCTTACGATCATGGACGAACTGCGGGAGCAGTGCCCGTGGGATCGCAAACAAACCCTCGACAGTCTGCGTCACCTGACAATCGAAGAAACGTACGAACTCTCCGACGCGATTCTGAATAAAGACATGGTCGATATTCGGAAGGAGCTCGGTGACGTGCAGTTGCACCTGATTTTCTACGCCAAAATCGCATCAGAAACCGGCGACTTCGACATTGCCGACGTGCTGAACGGCGAGTGCGACAAGCTCATCAGCCGCCACCCCCACATATACGGCGACATAAACGGGCAGCGCGTTGTAGCCGACACGGAAGAGCAGGTTAAAGCCAACTGGGAGCAGCTTAAGCTGAAAGAAGGAAATAAATCGGTGTTTGGAGGTGTGCCAACCTCGCTGCCTGCGCTGGTGAAAGCCATGCGGATTCAGGAAAAAGCGCGCGGGGCCGGATTCGACTGGGACGAAAAAGAACAGGTCTGGGAAAAGGTCGAAGAGGAGATGCAGGAATTTAAAGCCGAATTCAACATCGATACGCTGGAACAGGCCATCGATACGCAACGGGCCGAGGGCGAATTCGGCGACCTGCTGTTTTCGCTCGTCAACTACGCCCGTTTTATCGACATCAACCCCGAAACGGCGCTCGAACGCACCAACAAGAAGTTTATCAAGCGCTTCCAGTACATAGAAGAGCAGGCCCGCGCCAACGGTAAAGCCCTGAGCGACATGACGCTGGCCGAAATGGATGTGTACTGGAATCAGGCCAAAACTGTTTAA
- a CDS encoding metallophosphoesterase — MRIAFITDLHIDTDTEHTQGVDVRQNFLDVLARVSDLKPHCLVLGGDLCNRAGDATIYDWIRAETRKLPWPTYVIPGNHDDTGLMAKAFGREADLHDGELYYAVALEGFPALFLDSSKATFSAQQWTWLRDYLKLLRDKNLLVFMHHPPVPADMRSMDRLGRFGPSEEFLDLIKDLPCHVTVVCGHYHTDKVVQRGNLLVMLTPSTYVQLRPDTPDFVVSGHQVGFRELNVNFHTITSTVHYLDHRG, encoded by the coding sequence ATGCGTATCGCTTTCATCACTGACCTGCATATCGACACCGATACGGAACACACGCAGGGCGTTGACGTCCGGCAGAATTTCCTGGACGTACTGGCCAGGGTGTCCGATTTAAAACCGCATTGCCTGGTGCTGGGGGGCGATCTCTGCAACCGCGCCGGTGACGCCACCATCTACGACTGGATACGCGCCGAAACACGGAAACTGCCCTGGCCAACCTACGTCATTCCCGGCAACCACGACGACACCGGGCTGATGGCGAAAGCGTTTGGGCGGGAAGCCGATCTGCACGACGGCGAGTTGTACTATGCCGTCGCGCTGGAAGGGTTTCCGGCCCTGTTTCTCGACTCCTCGAAAGCCACGTTTTCGGCACAGCAGTGGACGTGGCTCCGCGATTACCTGAAACTGCTGCGCGATAAAAATCTGCTCGTTTTCATGCACCACCCGCCCGTGCCCGCCGATATGCGCAGCATGGACCGGCTGGGGCGGTTTGGTCCGTCGGAGGAATTTCTCGATCTAATAAAAGATTTGCCCTGCCACGTGACGGTCGTTTGCGGGCACTACCACACCGATAAAGTGGTGCAGCGCGGTAACTTGCTGGTCATGCTGACACCCTCGACCTACGTACAACTCCGGCCCGACACGCCCGACTTTGTTGTGAGTGGGCATCAGGTTGGTTTCCGGGAGCTGAACGTCAATTTTCACACCATCACCAGTACCGTCCACTACCTCGATCATCGGGGCTAG
- a CDS encoding HipA family kinase: MSYSIPQLRTVQVVRYVTPLREGGSLPAIIEGDDDFLYVQKFRGAGQGARALIAELISGEIARLLGLRIPEIVFTELDPVFSRTEPDEEIQDLLRASVGLNLALHYLSGAITFDPIINTVDPLLASQIVWLDSLTMNVDRTARNTNMLIWHKELWLIDHGASLYLHHTGPDWAKHSQRAFVQLKDHVLLPQASELTTVDAAYRAILTPDRIRAIVDLVPDGWLADDESPEPQRDAYVQFLTDRLAHSERFVNEAAHARQALV; this comes from the coding sequence GTGTCTTATTCGATTCCTCAGCTTCGCACCGTTCAGGTTGTCCGCTACGTGACGCCCCTGCGCGAAGGCGGTTCATTACCCGCCATCATCGAAGGCGACGACGATTTTCTGTATGTGCAGAAGTTTCGCGGAGCCGGGCAGGGTGCGCGGGCGCTCATCGCCGAACTCATTTCGGGTGAAATCGCCCGGCTGCTGGGTTTGCGCATTCCCGAAATCGTCTTTACCGAACTCGACCCCGTTTTCAGCCGTACCGAACCCGACGAAGAAATTCAGGATTTGCTGCGGGCCAGTGTGGGGCTGAATCTGGCCCTGCACTACCTGTCGGGCGCGATCACCTTCGACCCGATTATCAATACCGTCGATCCGCTGCTGGCGTCGCAGATCGTGTGGCTCGATAGCCTGACGATGAACGTCGACCGGACGGCCCGCAACACGAACATGCTGATCTGGCACAAGGAACTGTGGCTGATCGATCACGGCGCGTCGCTGTACCTGCACCATACCGGCCCCGACTGGGCGAAGCATAGTCAGCGGGCGTTTGTGCAGCTTAAAGACCACGTGCTGCTACCCCAGGCGTCGGAGCTAACGACCGTCGACGCGGCATACCGGGCGATCCTGACGCCCGACCGTATTCGCGCCATCGTCGATCTGGTTCCCGACGGATGGCTGGCCGATGACGAATCGCCCGAACCACAGCGCGACGCGTATGTACAGTTTCTCACCGATCGACTTGCTCACTCTGAACGTTTTGTCAACGAAGCCGCCCATGCCCGACAAGCACTTGTTTGA
- a CDS encoding DUF3037 domain-containing protein: MPDKHLFEYAIIRVVPRVERGEFINVGVILYCASQGFLRTLFVLPETRLAALCPTLDLTELTERLRAFERVCAGRQAGGPIGQLPIAARFRWLTATRSTVVQTSPVHPGLCTDPADALAQLFVQQVE, from the coding sequence ATGCCCGACAAGCACTTGTTTGAATACGCCATTATCCGCGTAGTACCGCGCGTTGAGCGGGGCGAGTTCATTAACGTCGGGGTTATTCTGTACTGTGCCTCGCAGGGGTTTCTGCGCACGCTGTTTGTTCTGCCCGAAACCCGGCTCGCGGCCCTCTGCCCCACCCTCGACCTAACGGAGCTAACCGAACGGCTGCGGGCATTCGAGCGCGTCTGCGCGGGTCGGCAGGCCGGCGGCCCGATTGGTCAGTTGCCGATAGCCGCCCGCTTCCGTTGGCTCACCGCGACCCGCAGCACCGTCGTACAAACCTCGCCCGTTCACCCCGGCCTGTGCACCGATCCGGCCGACGCGCTGGCGCAGTTGTTTGTACAGCAGGTAGAATGA
- a CDS encoding DUF2905 domain-containing protein, which yields MNPVVGKYIVLAGAGLMLVGLFVWLFGDKLNWLGRLPGDIRVTGQNGGGFYFPIVTCIVVSVVLNIVIALVRRFF from the coding sequence ATGAATCCAGTAGTTGGAAAATACATCGTGCTGGCCGGAGCCGGGTTGATGCTGGTCGGGCTGTTCGTCTGGCTGTTTGGTGATAAGCTGAACTGGCTGGGGCGATTGCCCGGCGACATCCGGGTGACGGGTCAGAACGGGGGCGGTTTTTACTTTCCCATCGTCACCTGCATCGTCGTCAGCGTTGTGCTGAATATCGTTATCGCTTTGGTTCGGCGTTTTTTTTGA
- the fbaA gene encoding class II fructose-bisphosphate aldolase, translated as MSDVATRFAPGVVTGEGVTELFRHANENDYALPAVNVVGTDSVNAVLETAKAVNSPVIIQFSNGGGIFYAGKSLPNDKQQGAIAGSISGALHVHHVAELYGVPVILHTDHCAKKLLPWIDGLLTAGEKHFDQTGKPLFSSHMLDLSEEPIEENIEICAKYFERMAKIGMTIEIELGVTGGEEDGVDNTDVDDSKLYTQPSEVAYAYEELSKISPNFTIAAAFGNVHGVYKPGNVKLSPIILNNSQDFIREKYNTGPLPVNFVFHGGSGSSREEIREAIRYGAVKMNLDTDMQWAMWEGILNYYKAKEGYLQSQLGNPEGADSPNKKYYDPRVWLRKGEESMVSRLKTAFEDLNCINRLA; from the coding sequence ATGAGCGATGTAGCCACCCGCTTCGCACCCGGTGTTGTCACCGGCGAAGGCGTTACCGAACTTTTTCGTCATGCCAACGAGAATGATTACGCCCTGCCTGCCGTCAACGTCGTCGGTACCGATTCAGTAAACGCAGTGCTGGAAACGGCCAAAGCCGTTAACTCGCCGGTAATCATTCAGTTTTCTAATGGTGGAGGGATTTTTTACGCCGGTAAGAGCCTTCCCAACGACAAGCAGCAGGGTGCCATCGCCGGGTCGATTTCGGGCGCGCTGCACGTACACCACGTTGCTGAACTCTACGGCGTTCCGGTCATTCTGCACACCGACCACTGTGCCAAGAAACTGCTGCCCTGGATCGACGGCCTGCTGACCGCCGGTGAGAAACATTTCGATCAGACCGGCAAGCCCCTGTTCTCGTCGCACATGCTCGACCTGTCGGAGGAGCCAATCGAAGAGAATATTGAAATCTGCGCCAAATACTTCGAGCGGATGGCCAAAATCGGTATGACGATCGAAATCGAACTGGGCGTAACGGGTGGCGAAGAGGATGGCGTCGACAATACCGACGTCGACGACTCGAAGCTGTACACCCAGCCCTCGGAAGTAGCTTACGCCTACGAAGAGCTGAGCAAGATTTCGCCAAACTTCACCATCGCGGCTGCTTTCGGTAACGTACACGGTGTGTACAAGCCGGGCAACGTGAAGCTGTCGCCGATTATCCTGAACAACTCGCAGGACTTCATCCGCGAGAAATACAACACGGGGCCGCTGCCAGTGAACTTCGTATTCCACGGTGGGTCGGGTTCGAGCCGCGAGGAAATCCGCGAAGCTATCCGCTACGGTGCTGTGAAGATGAACCTCGACACCGACATGCAGTGGGCCATGTGGGAAGGTATTCTGAACTACTACAAAGCGAAGGAAGGCTATCTGCAATCGCAGCTGGGCAACCCCGAAGGAGCCGATTCGCCAAACAAGAAATACTACGATCCTCGTGTATGGCTGCGTAAAGGCGAAGAAAGCATGGTTAGCCGCCTGAAAACCGCATTTGAAGACCTCAACTGCATCAACCGGCTGGCTTAA
- a CDS encoding NAD-dependent epimerase/dehydratase family protein, with amino-acid sequence MAIKAIITGATGMVGEGVLRECLLDPAVEHVLVINRKPGGVSHPKLTEVIHADFMNLSAIESQLRGYNACFFCLGISSVGVSADDYARTTYDLTLAFARTMARLNPDMTFCYVSGAGTDSTERGSSRWARVKGKTENDLLKLPFRSAYMFRPGFLEPTPDLKNVKSYYRYISWLIPVVKLFYANAGSTLSALGRAMIHVVARGYDKPVLEVPDIIKAAD; translated from the coding sequence ATGGCAATCAAAGCAATTATAACCGGGGCTACGGGTATGGTCGGGGAGGGGGTACTCCGCGAGTGCCTGCTCGACCCCGCTGTCGAACACGTACTGGTCATCAATCGGAAGCCGGGTGGTGTTAGTCATCCGAAACTGACCGAAGTCATTCACGCTGACTTCATGAACCTGTCGGCTATCGAATCGCAGCTCAGGGGCTACAACGCCTGTTTTTTCTGCCTCGGTATCTCGTCGGTTGGCGTTAGTGCCGATGACTACGCCCGCACGACCTACGACCTGACGCTGGCGTTTGCCCGCACCATGGCCCGCCTGAATCCTGACATGACATTCTGCTACGTGTCGGGGGCCGGCACCGACAGCACCGAGCGGGGTAGTAGCCGGTGGGCGCGGGTCAAGGGCAAAACTGAAAACGATTTGCTGAAGCTGCCGTTCCGTAGTGCGTATATGTTCCGGCCGGGCTTTCTGGAACCTACACCGGACCTCAAAAATGTGAAGTCGTACTACCGCTACATCAGTTGGCTGATACCGGTGGTGAAGCTGTTCTACGCCAATGCCGGGTCGACGCTGTCGGCATTGGGTCGCGCCATGATCCATGTGGTAGCGCGTGGCTACGACAAACCCGTACTGGAAGTTCCTGATATCATCAAAGCGGCCGACTGA
- a CDS encoding TonB-dependent receptor — MQNSKILHAGLLCLLACSAWAQQPGSILSGTVRADDGDVLPGASVSVANTSRGTFADARGAFQLENLTAGRHTVVISYVGYQKVSRVVHLHDGESTRLSVSLKPEHTDLDAVAVIGRSEAKEVNRQAFNVTAIDASKLHNSTLDLSHALDRVSGVRVRETGGVGSSFNFSLNGFSGRQVKFFLDGVPIDNFGSSFQINNIPINLAERVDVYKGVVPIWLGSDALGGAVNIVTGNRPRTYVDASYSYGSFNTHRSTVNAGITTKSGFTFQLNAFQNYSDNNYWVTVDVADINTGEYFRQQRVRRFHDTYRNETVIANVGVTGKRWADKLLVGITLGQNRAEIQTGARMVSVFGNWYRRGNIVMPSFRYQKDNLVKGLSVRLTGNFNLGQEQNVDTVYRRYNWFQQYIQYNGPGAERERSLYKFRNNNGLLTANVNYQLSEKQSLSVNNVYNTFNRTGADELQPGSERYEQPRVTTKNVLGVGYKYDYSDRWNTSIFGKHYAQHNKYGMTYNPSGNYGDQAYMTQRNAFTALGYGVATSYFLRKNLQLKASYEKSYRLPETEELYGDLINLEGNINLKAESSNNYNLGFSYQTSLHRDHRLNVSGNVLYRDARGFIRPRLNTNQTKQVMDNLADVTNLGFDGEVRYSYKQLVSAGVNMTYQNLRNNTQFEAGYTGQSPLYRDRIPNMPFLFGNADASLFLRNVGGPGNTLTVGYNLLYVHAYYLYWPSLGQDKLDIPQQLSHDVNIVYALGNGKYNIGLECKNLLDARLYDNFSLQKPSRGFYGKLRYYFSN; from the coding sequence ATGCAAAATAGCAAAATTCTGCACGCAGGACTACTGTGCCTATTGGCCTGTAGTGCCTGGGCGCAGCAACCGGGGTCCATCCTGTCGGGTACCGTCCGGGCCGACGATGGCGACGTGCTGCCGGGAGCGTCGGTCAGCGTTGCCAACACGAGCCGGGGGACGTTCGCCGATGCGCGGGGGGCGTTTCAACTGGAAAACCTTACCGCCGGTCGGCATACGGTTGTTATCTCCTACGTTGGTTACCAGAAAGTAAGCCGGGTTGTCCACCTGCACGACGGCGAATCGACGCGGCTCAGCGTCAGCCTCAAACCCGAACATACCGACCTCGACGCCGTAGCGGTTATCGGCCGCAGCGAAGCCAAAGAAGTAAACCGGCAGGCGTTCAACGTCACGGCCATCGACGCCAGTAAACTCCACAATTCAACGCTTGATCTATCACACGCGCTCGACCGGGTGTCGGGGGTGCGGGTGCGGGAAACGGGGGGCGTTGGGTCGAGTTTCAACTTCTCACTCAATGGTTTTTCGGGTCGGCAGGTCAAGTTTTTTCTCGACGGCGTACCCATCGACAACTTCGGCTCGTCGTTCCAGATCAACAACATTCCCATCAACCTGGCCGAGCGCGTCGACGTGTACAAAGGCGTCGTGCCGATCTGGCTGGGGTCCGATGCGCTGGGCGGGGCGGTCAATATCGTCACCGGCAACCGGCCCCGCACCTACGTCGACGCATCGTACTCCTACGGTTCGTTCAACACCCACCGCAGCACCGTCAACGCGGGTATCACCACCAAATCGGGCTTCACGTTTCAACTCAACGCCTTTCAAAACTATTCGGACAACAACTACTGGGTAACGGTCGACGTGGCCGACATCAATACGGGTGAATACTTTCGGCAGCAGCGGGTGCGCCGGTTTCACGACACCTACCGCAACGAAACGGTGATCGCCAACGTGGGCGTCACGGGCAAACGGTGGGCCGACAAGCTGCTGGTTGGGATCACGCTGGGGCAGAACCGGGCCGAGATTCAGACCGGGGCGCGGATGGTGAGCGTATTCGGCAACTGGTACCGGCGGGGCAACATCGTGATGCCCAGTTTCCGCTACCAGAAAGACAACCTCGTAAAAGGGCTGAGCGTACGGCTGACGGGGAATTTCAACCTGGGGCAGGAACAGAACGTCGACACGGTGTACCGGCGCTACAACTGGTTTCAGCAGTACATTCAGTACAACGGGCCGGGGGCCGAACGCGAACGGTCGCTCTACAAATTTCGCAACAACAACGGCCTGCTGACGGCCAATGTCAACTACCAGCTTAGCGAAAAACAGAGCCTGAGCGTCAACAACGTGTACAACACGTTCAACCGTACCGGTGCCGACGAACTGCAACCCGGCAGCGAACGCTACGAACAGCCCCGCGTCACCACCAAAAACGTGCTGGGTGTCGGCTACAAATACGATTACAGCGACCGCTGGAATACGTCGATTTTCGGCAAGCACTACGCCCAGCACAACAAATACGGGATGACGTACAATCCCAGCGGCAACTACGGCGATCAGGCGTATATGACCCAGCGCAACGCGTTTACCGCCCTGGGCTATGGCGTCGCGACCTCGTATTTTCTCCGCAAAAACCTGCAACTCAAAGCGTCGTACGAGAAAAGCTACCGGCTCCCCGAAACCGAAGAGCTCTACGGCGACCTGATTAACCTGGAGGGAAACATCAACCTCAAAGCCGAAAGCAGCAACAACTACAATCTCGGATTCAGCTACCAGACCAGCCTGCACCGCGATCACCGGCTCAACGTCAGCGGCAACGTGCTGTACCGCGATGCGCGGGGCTTTATCCGCCCCCGGCTGAATACCAACCAGACCAAGCAGGTGATGGACAATCTGGCCGACGTAACCAACCTCGGCTTCGACGGCGAAGTGCGGTATTCGTACAAGCAACTGGTGTCGGCGGGGGTGAACATGACCTACCAGAACCTGCGCAACAACACGCAGTTTGAGGCAGGCTATACCGGCCAAAGCCCGCTCTACCGCGACCGGATTCCCAACATGCCGTTTCTGTTCGGCAACGCCGATGCGTCGCTGTTTCTGCGCAACGTGGGTGGGCCGGGCAACACGCTGACGGTCGGTTATAACCTGCTCTACGTCCACGCGTACTACCTCTACTGGCCCAGCCTCGGGCAGGACAAACTCGACATTCCGCAGCAGCTATCGCACGACGTCAACATCGTCTACGCGCTGGGCAACGGCAAATACAATATCGGGCTGGAATGCAAAAACCTGCTCGACGCCCGCCTGTACGACAACTTTAGTCTGCAAAAGCCCAGCCGGGGCTTCTACGGCAAACTCCGCTACTATTTCAGTAACTAA
- a CDS encoding DUF4374 domain-containing protein, protein MMTTTGKLSLFTLALGLAVAGCTNDVSEVAPGTNGDGSKPRFIISATPVGSQGVADYLLTTDTLTQGTISTRGAGIEQDGTYRYYITHKNRFFSLLYGQGNPGAVTTYTLNATGKLEKVSDFQAETVQVFAPVNNDILTMRIPRTGTESALAFRINADSSKVQGQSQINIVQLAGNGERAHFTWATQVGNKVYAPYMSIKGAAPDAFGTSYPDSAWVAVLSYPSLTVEKVIRDNRTSFIGRYFTNGLTVDEQGDVYAFSSGVATNSNQLNSTKPSAITRIKSGTTEFDRSYLFNVEQASGGANLNTHLYIGQGNYILTMTNAAEKGAYNTGKRVAVVNVYNQTFKWVEGMPTVDEIVQLTSGQNNYSPKDGRTGFIGLTLTDGSSYIYQVDATTARATRGLKIEGGTITAINRLSYN, encoded by the coding sequence ATGATGACCACTACGGGTAAACTCTCTCTATTCACGCTGGCGCTTGGCCTGGCGGTGGCTGGCTGTACAAACGATGTTTCCGAGGTAGCACCGGGCACCAACGGCGACGGCTCAAAACCCCGCTTTATCATCTCCGCGACGCCCGTTGGTTCGCAGGGCGTGGCCGACTACCTGCTCACGACCGACACGCTGACGCAAGGAACGATTTCGACGCGGGGCGCGGGTATCGAGCAGGACGGTACGTACCGCTACTACATCACCCACAAAAACCGCTTTTTCAGCCTCCTCTACGGGCAGGGCAACCCCGGTGCCGTAACGACCTACACGCTCAATGCCACGGGTAAGCTCGAAAAAGTGTCAGATTTTCAGGCCGAAACCGTACAGGTCTTTGCGCCCGTCAACAACGACATTCTGACGATGCGAATCCCCCGGACGGGTACCGAATCGGCACTGGCCTTTCGCATCAACGCCGACAGTTCGAAAGTGCAGGGGCAGTCGCAGATCAACATCGTGCAACTGGCGGGTAACGGCGAGCGGGCACACTTCACCTGGGCCACGCAGGTCGGCAATAAAGTCTACGCGCCGTATATGAGCATCAAAGGCGCAGCGCCCGACGCGTTCGGCACCAGTTACCCCGACAGCGCGTGGGTGGCCGTATTGTCGTACCCCAGCCTGACAGTGGAAAAGGTCATCCGCGACAACCGGACCAGCTTTATCGGTCGCTATTTCACCAACGGCCTGACCGTCGATGAGCAGGGTGATGTGTATGCGTTCTCGTCGGGTGTGGCCACCAACAGCAACCAGCTGAACTCGACCAAGCCCTCGGCCATTACCCGCATCAAATCAGGCACGACGGAGTTCGATCGGTCGTATCTGTTCAACGTCGAGCAGGCGTCGGGTGGCGCAAACCTGAATACGCACCTCTACATCGGGCAGGGCAACTACATCCTGACCATGACCAATGCGGCCGAAAAAGGGGCCTACAATACAGGGAAGCGCGTGGCCGTGGTGAACGTTTACAACCAGACGTTTAAGTGGGTCGAGGGTATGCCAACGGTCGATGAGATTGTGCAACTAACCAGCGGACAAAACAACTACTCGCCGAAGGACGGCAGAACGGGCTTCATCGGCCTGACACTAACCGACGGCAGCAGCTACATCTACCAGGTCGATGCAACAACGGCCAGGGCTACGCGCGGCCTGAAAATCGAAGGCGGCACAATCACAGCCATCAACCGGCTCTCCTACAACTAA
- a CDS encoding PepSY-associated TM helix domain-containing protein, translating into MRYKSTTSQKESSRSAFYRVSAWLHLWLGLLTGIVMVIVCLTGCIWVFQEEITDLLEPETTIPYQAKPVLRPSQVMAIAATAFPGKEAAYAMYRQGHTIEATVGGRGKAGGSVQINPYTGQVVSVEKRKQGQVGFFRWALNGHRALWLPYPIGRPIVNYSTLIFIITLITGMVLWWPQKWTKSTRERSFTIKWNGSTKRINYDLHNVLGFYSLLVVMAISTTGIVIGLDWFSKGFYWTTTGGRTMPEHRRGGMASDTLQPNRPYTNAQAVDLAWEMVARKHPDSKGFFMTFPSDKDQKGTIDISAYPSAGKFYDRLGYHFDRYTAAPIAHQDIDTVPFTQSDFGDKLRRMNYDIHIGTVLGLPGKVLAFFASLIGASLPVTGFIIWWGKGKKKGKKKGKPARRTMSVAATDETAATIATGTPPKPAFRPGQLQPKPVFTPATSTAASSGLGAPEQ; encoded by the coding sequence ATGCGTTACAAATCGACTACTTCTCAAAAAGAATCGTCCCGCTCGGCGTTTTACCGGGTGTCGGCCTGGCTGCATTTGTGGCTGGGGCTGCTGACGGGCATCGTTATGGTCATCGTCTGCCTGACGGGTTGCATCTGGGTGTTTCAGGAAGAAATTACCGACCTGCTCGAACCCGAAACAACGATTCCCTACCAGGCAAAACCAGTGTTGCGCCCCTCGCAGGTGATGGCGATTGCGGCCACAGCGTTTCCCGGCAAGGAAGCGGCCTACGCGATGTACCGGCAGGGACATACCATCGAAGCCACCGTCGGCGGGCGCGGGAAAGCGGGCGGTTCGGTGCAGATCAACCCGTACACGGGGCAGGTGGTCAGCGTCGAGAAACGGAAACAGGGGCAGGTCGGCTTTTTCCGGTGGGCGCTGAACGGGCACCGCGCCCTGTGGCTACCGTACCCCATCGGTCGGCCCATCGTCAACTACAGCACCCTGATTTTCATCATCACGCTCATCACCGGCATGGTGCTGTGGTGGCCGCAGAAATGGACGAAAAGCACCCGCGAACGCAGTTTTACGATCAAGTGGAACGGCTCGACTAAGCGGATTAACTACGACCTGCACAACGTACTGGGTTTCTATTCGCTGCTGGTCGTGATGGCGATTTCGACGACGGGTATCGTGATTGGCCTCGACTGGTTCAGCAAGGGCTTCTACTGGACCACCACCGGCGGCCGGACGATGCCCGAACACCGGCGAGGGGGAATGGCGTCGGACACGCTTCAACCCAATCGCCCTTACACCAATGCGCAGGCCGTCGATCTGGCGTGGGAAATGGTCGCCCGCAAACACCCCGACTCGAAAGGGTTTTTCATGACGTTTCCATCAGACAAAGACCAGAAAGGCACCATCGATATTTCGGCATACCCCTCGGCGGGTAAGTTCTACGACCGGCTGGGCTACCACTTCGATCGCTACACCGCTGCCCCCATCGCCCACCAAGACATCGACACGGTGCCGTTCACCCAGTCGGATTTTGGCGACAAGCTGCGCCGGATGAACTACGACATTCACATCGGTACCGTTTTGGGTCTGCCGGGTAAGGTGCTGGCTTTCTTCGCCAGCCTGATCGGAGCCAGCTTACCCGTTACGGGCTTTATCATCTGGTGGGGTAAGGGTAAAAAGAAGGGCAAAAAGAAAGGTAAACCAGCTAGGCGGACCATGTCAGTTGCAGCCACCGACGAAACGGCGGCCACTATTGCGACGGGTACCCCGCCCAAACCCGCTTTTCGGCCGGGTCAGCTCCAGCCGAAACCGGTTTTCACACCCGCTACAAGTACGGCAGCGTCGTCGGGGCTGGGGGCGCCTGAACAGTAG
- a CDS encoding DoxX family protein: MSTLLLRLVFGGLMIPHGYAKLTHFAEYQSDFLNLMGMGTNISLGLAIFAELGCSVLLVLGLLTRLALIPLIITALVIVFSAHEGQILGDGEHGFLYLAVYVSLLITGPGQYSIDQTLFGRSATADRRFV; this comes from the coding sequence ATGTCTACCCTGTTGCTACGACTGGTCTTCGGTGGGCTGATGATTCCCCACGGCTACGCCAAACTGACGCACTTTGCCGAGTACCAGAGCGACTTCCTGAATCTGATGGGTATGGGGACCAACATATCACTAGGGCTGGCTATCTTCGCCGAACTGGGCTGTTCGGTTTTGCTGGTGCTGGGTCTGCTCACCCGGTTAGCCCTTATCCCGCTGATTATTACAGCGCTGGTCATCGTGTTTAGCGCGCACGAGGGCCAGATCCTGGGCGATGGTGAGCATGGCTTTCTGTACCTCGCCGTTTATGTATCGCTCCTGATTACCGGCCCCGGTCAATACAGCATCGACCAGACGCTGTTTGGCCGATCAGCCACCGCCGATCGTCGGTTCGTTTAA
- a CDS encoding pyridoxamine 5'-phosphate oxidase family protein yields the protein MDSINQQQPEENHKDLTGTEAGKKIKELAEKADTCYFCTKITTGEPLRTRPMSIRKVDESGSFWFLSANDSHKNADIATDKQVQLLFQGSENSDFLSIYGDATISTDKALIKDLWNPILKTWFTEGEDDPRITVVRIDTQQGYYWDNKHGNTVAFAKMAVGAVLGKTLDDSIEGTLTV from the coding sequence ATGGATAGCATTAACCAACAACAGCCCGAAGAGAACCACAAAGACCTGACCGGTACCGAAGCAGGCAAGAAAATCAAGGAGCTGGCCGAGAAGGCGGACACCTGTTATTTCTGTACCAAAATCACCACTGGCGAACCGCTGCGGACACGCCCGATGTCCATACGGAAGGTCGACGAGTCGGGGAGTTTCTGGTTTTTGAGCGCCAACGACAGCCACAAGAACGCCGATATTGCCACTGATAAGCAGGTGCAACTCCTGTTTCAAGGGTCGGAAAACTCGGATTTCCTAAGCATCTACGGTGACGCGACGATCTCGACCGACAAAGCGCTGATTAAAGACCTCTGGAATCCAATTCTGAAAACGTGGTTTACCGAAGGCGAAGATGATCCACGCATTACGGTCGTCCGCATCGACACGCAGCAGGGTTACTATTGGGATAATAAACACGGCAATACCGTCGCGTTTGCGAAGATGGCCGTAGGAGCAGTTCTCGGAAAAACGCTGGACGATTCCATTGAAGGAACGCTCACCGTGTAA